A genomic region of Gossypium hirsutum isolate 1008001.06 chromosome D01, Gossypium_hirsutum_v2.1, whole genome shotgun sequence contains the following coding sequences:
- the LOC121213752 gene encoding G-type lectin S-receptor-like serine/threonine-protein kinase At1g11330 isoform X2, whose protein sequence is MRRGAILCYARLDQDFHYLHLASSFAHGLAENPQVLRATYSNKSMLIYYELDYDGRFVQRKWDAGKGDWINNYLILKTDCDFYGKCGAFGICDPKKQPICRCSKGFKPRNAEEWSRGNWSSGCFRTTPLQCQRDNNNGSGGAGQSDDGFLKLKTMKAPAFPVRSSIINGECKDQCMKNCSCVAYAYDAGIGCMFWSGDLIDVQKFPTRGVDLYIRLPSSELGRNKKRKQIKQQFSSENIGENPIGVKLQQLPLFNFEELATATNNFHPEKKLGQGGFGPIYKGTLDDGKEIAVKRLSKASGQGLEEFMNEVVVISKLQHRNLVRLFGCCVEAEEKILVYEFMPNKSLDAFLFDPVKQRLLDWRKRFNIIEGISRGLLYLHRDSRLRIIHRDLKASNVLLDQDLNPKISDFGMARIFGGDENQANTKRAVGTYGYMSPEYAMQGQFSEKSDVFSYGVLLLEIVSGRRNTSFYNNKDDLSLLGYAWKLWREGNIWGLVDNVILESKSYSNNEKEIWRCIHVGLLCVQEYTKDRPTISTVISMLNSEISDLNTPKQPAFTQAPQMSHDVEDRGSLNDVTLTNLDGR, encoded by the exons atgagacgtggagcaattttgtgctatgcaaggcttgatcaagattttcactatcttcatttaGCTTCATCTTTTGCTCATGGGCTTGCAGAGAACCCACAAGTTCTTCGAGCGACATATTCTAATAAGTCTATGTTGATATACTATGAATTAGATTATGATGGAAGATTCGTTCAACGAAAATGGGATGCGGGGAAAGGGGACTGGATAAACAATTACCTAATTCTTAAAACTGATTGTGATTTTTATGGGAAGTGTGGGGCATTCGGAATCTGCGATCCAAAGAAACAACCCATTTGCCGTTGCTCAAAGGGATTTAAGCCTAGAAATGCAGAGGAATGGAGTAGAGGTAATTGGAGTAGTGGGTGTTTTAGGACTACCCCTTTGCAGTGCCAAAGAGATAACAACAATGGCAGTGGAGGAGCAGGCCAAAGTGATGATGGGTTTTTGAAGCTGAAGACGATGAAAGCACCGGCTTTTCCAGTCCGGTCATCAATAATTAACGGCGAATGCAAAGATCAATGCATGAAGAATTGTTCGTGTGTGGCTTATGCGTATGATGCTGGCATTGGTTGCATGTTTTGGAGTGGAGATTTGATTGATGTCCAGAAATTCCCCACTCGCGGAGTCGATCTTTACATTCGTCTGCCATCTTCGGAACTGG GAAGAAATAAAAAACGAAAACAAATCAAACAACAGTTTTCTAGTGAAAATATAGGAGAAAATCCAATTGGAGTTAAACTCCAGCAGCTGCCACTATTCAATTTCGAAGAACTTGCCACCGCGACCAACAACTTCCATCCCGAAAAAAAGCTAGGGCAGGGTGGTTTTGGTCCGATTTACAAG GGAACATTAGATGATGGAAAAGAAATAGCAGTGAAGAGATTGTCAAAAGCTTCGGGGCAAGGATTGGAAGAATTTATGAACGAAGTGGTGGTTATTTCAAAGCTCCAACATCGAAACCTGGTTAGATTATTTGGGTGTTGTGTTGAAGCAGAAGAGAAGATACTCGTCTATGAGTTCATGCCCAATAAAAGTTTGGATGCTTTTCTATTTG ATCCTGTTAAACAAAGACTCTTGGATTGGAGAAAACGCTTCAATATTATTGAAGGGATCAGTCGAGGATTGCTTTATCTTCATAGAGATTCAAGATTAAGGATTATACATAGAGATCTAAAAGCAAGTAATGTTTTACTTGACCAAGATTTAAAtccaaaaatttcagattttgggATGGCCAGGATCTTCGGAGGTGATGAAAATCAAGCCAATACTAAAAGGGCTGTTGGAACTTA TGGTTATATGTCTCCTGAGTATGCAATGCAAGGGCAATTTTCAGAGAAATCAGATGTGTTCAGCTATGGAGTTCTACTACTAGAGATTGTTAGTGGAAGAAGAAACACAAGCTTTTACAACAATAAGGATGACCTCAGCCTCTTGGGATAT GCATGGAAATTATGGAGGGAAGGCAATATTTGGGGCTTAGTAGACAATGTGATTTTAGAGTcgaaatcatattcaaataatgaaaaagaaatatggagaTGTATACATGTTGGATTGCTCTGCGTTCAAGAATATACTAAAGATAGGCCCACTATATCTACTGTTATTTCAATGCTTAATAGTGAGATTTCAGATCTTAACACTCCAAAGCAACCTGCTTTCACTCAAGCGCCACAAATGAGCCATGATGTTGAAGATAGAGGTTCACTTAATGATGTAACTCTTACAAACCTTGATGGTCGATAA
- the LOC121213749 gene encoding G-type lectin S-receptor-like serine/threonine-protein kinase At1g11330 isoform X1, whose product MGKTISCSVLLALISCFYLLFATALDTITPSKPIKDPDVIISQKGLFRLGFFSLVNSSNRYVGILYHQIPIQTVVWVANRNRPLKDSSGILTISDDGNLVVSNGKAEILWSTNVNNTAPNATTAQLLDSGNLVLSNGEDGASSLWESFEDPSNAFIETMKISTDVKMGRKVELKSWKSIDDPSDGNFSLSLEPFNSPEGIIRKNNQLYYRTGPWNGNTFIGLIDKYAAYLEGFYVADNPQQPYYMTYEFSNDSMLIYSELDSQGKFIEWKWDEGKGNWINKFSSYQTNCDVYGYCGAFGICDSSKRTICSCLKGFKPRNIEEWSRGNWSSGCSRTTLLHCQRDNNGSGASQGDDWFLEMKMMKVPAFPHLSSISNGQCKDQCMNMKNCSCVAYAYDDGIGCMLWSGDLIDVQKFSASGVDLYIRLPSSELDKEKSSKVIVITTVTAGIVVITISALFLWCGMAKQRGTNKRHKQIKHKSYSENVRESLIGVKLQQLPLFNFEELATATNNFHPEKRLGQGGFGPVYKGTLDDGKEIAVKRLSKASGQGLEEFMNEVVVISKLQHRNLVRLLGCCVEAEEKILVYEFMPNKSLDAFLFDPIRQRLLDWRKRFNIIEGISRGLLYLHRDSRLKIIHRDLKASNVLLDQDLNPKISDFGMARIFGGDENQANTKRVVGTYGYMSPEYAMQGQFSEKSDVFSYGVLLLEIVSGRRNTSFYNNKDDLSLLGYAWKLWREGNIWGLVDNVILESKSYSNNEKEIWRCIHVGLLCVQEYTKDRPTISTVISMLNSEISDLNTPKQPAFTQAPLMSHDVEDRGSLNGVTLTNLDGR is encoded by the exons ATGGGAAAAACTATTAGCTGCTCTGTTTTACTAGCTTTAATATCTTGCTTTTACTTACTATTTGCCACTGCTTTAGACACAATAACACCATCAAAACCCATCAAAGACCCTGATGTTATAATCTCCCAGAAAGGTCTTTTCCGATTGGGATTCTTCAGCTTGGTTAACTCCAGCAATCGTTATGTAGGGATATTGTACCATCAAATCCCCATACAAACTGTTGTATGGGTGGCAAATAGAAACAGGCCTCTCAAAGACTCTTCTGGGATTCTCACCATATCAGATGATGGCAACCTTGTTGTTTCCAATGGAAAAGCTGAGATTCTTTGGTCAACAAATGTTAACAATACAGCTCCTAATGCAACAACTGCCCAGCTTTTAGACTCCGGAAACCTTGTCCTTAGTAATGGTGAGGATGGAGCAAGCAGCTTATGGGAGAGTTTCGAAGATCCTTCTAATGCCTTCATTGAAACTATGAAGATCAGCACTGATGTTAAAATGGGTCGTAAAGTGGAGCTGAAATCATGGAAAAGCATTGATGACCCATCTGATGGTAACTTTTCTCTTAGCCTTGAACCTTTCAACAGTCCAGAGGGCATCATTAGGAAGAATAACCAGCTCTATTATCGGACCGGTCCATGGAATGGGAATACCTTTATTGGCTTAATAGATAAGTACGCTGCTTATCTTGAAGGGTTTTATGTTGCAGATAATCCACAACAACCGTACTATATGACTTACGAATTTTCTAATGACTCTATGTTGATATACAGTGAATTAGATTCTCAAGGAAAATTcattgaatggaaatgggatgaGGGGAAAGGGAACTGGATAAACAAGTTCTCTAGTTATCAAACAAATTGTGATGTTTATGGATACTGTGGGGCATTTGGAATATGCGATTCATCGAAACGAACCATTTGCAGTTGCTTAAAGGGGTTTAAGCCTAGGAATATAGAGGAATGGAGTAGAGGTAATTGGAGTAGTGGATGTTCTAGGACTACCCTTTTGCATTGCCAAAGAGATAACAATGGCAGTGGAGCAAGCCAAGGTGATGATTGGTTTTTGGAGATGAAGATGATGAAAGTGCCAGCATTTCCGCATCTGTCATCAATAAGTAACGGCCAGTGCAAAGACCAATGCATGAACATGAAGAATTGTTCGTGCGTGGCTTATGCGTATGATGATGGCATTGGTTGCATGTTGTGGAGTGGAGATTTGATTGATGTCCAGAAATTCTCCGCTAGCGGCGTCGATCTTTACATTCGTCTGCCATCTTCGGAACTGG ATAAAGAGAAAAGCAGTAAGGTCATTGTTATTACAACAGTAACTGCGGGCATAGTCGTTATTACAATTTCTGCACTCTTCCTATGGTGTGGGATGGCTAAACAAAGAG GAACGAATAAAAGACACAAACAGATCAAACACAAATCTTATAGTGAAAATGTACGAGAAAGTTTAATTGGTGTTAAACTCCAGCAGCTTCCACTATTCAATTTCGAAGAACTTGCCACCGCGACCAACAACTTCCATCCCGAAAAAAGGTTAGGGCAGGGTGGTTTTGGTCCGGTTTACAAG GGAACATTAGATGATGGAAAAGAAATAGCAGTGAAGAGATTGTCAAAAGCTTCGGGGCAAGGATTGGAAGAATTTATGAACGAAGTGGTGGTTATTTCAAAGCTCCAACATCGAAATCTGGTTAGATTACTTGGGTGTTGTGTTGAAGCAGAAGAGAAGATACTCGTCTATGAGTTCATGCCCAATAAAAGTTTGGATGCTTTTCTATTTG ATCCTATTAGACAAAGACTTTTGGATTGGAGAAAACGCTTCAACATTATTGAAGGGATTAGTCGAGGATTGCTTTATCTTCATAGAGATTCAAGATTAAAGATTATACATAGAGATCTAAAAGCAAGTAATGTTTTACTTGACCAAGATTTAAATCCAAAAATTTCTGATTTTGGGATGGCCAGGATCTTCGGAGGTGACGAAAATCAAGCCAATACTAAAAGGGTTGTTGGAACTTA TGGTTATATGTCTCCTGAGTATGCAATGCAAGGGCAATTTTCAGAGAAATCAGATGTGTTCAGCTATGGAGTTCTACTACTAGAGATTGTTAGTGGAAGAAGAAACACAAGCTTTTACAACAATAAGGATGACCTCAGTCTCTTGGGATAT GCATGGAAATTATGGAGGGAAGGCAATATTTGGGGCTTAGTAGACAATGTGATTTTAGAGTcgaaatcatattcaaataatgaaaaagaaatatggagaTGCATACATGTTGGATTGCTATGCGTTCAAGAATATACTAAAGATAGACCCACTATATCTACTGTTATTTCAATGCTTAATAGTGAGATTTCAGATCTTAACACTCCAAAGCAACCTGCTTTCACTCAAGCACCACTAATGAGCCATGATGTTGAAGATAGAGGTTCACTTAATGGTGTAACTCTTACAAACCTTGATGGTcgataa
- the LOC121213752 gene encoding G-type lectin S-receptor-like serine/threonine-protein kinase At1g11330 isoform X1 has protein sequence MRRGAILCYARLDQDFHYLHLASSFAHGLAENPQVLRATYSNKSMLIYYELDYDGRFVQRKWDAGKGDWINNYLILKTDCDFYGKCGAFGICDPKKQPICRCSKGFKPRNAEEWSRGNWSSGCFRTTPLQCQRDNNNGSGGAGQSDDGFLKLKTMKAPAFPVRSSIINGECKDQCMKNCSCVAYAYDAGIGCMFWSGDLIDVQKFPTRGVDLYIRLPSSELDKGFRVIIITTVTAGIVVITISTLFLWCRIAKYKGRNKKRKQIKQQFSSENIGENPIGVKLQQLPLFNFEELATATNNFHPEKKLGQGGFGPIYKGTLDDGKEIAVKRLSKASGQGLEEFMNEVVVISKLQHRNLVRLFGCCVEAEEKILVYEFMPNKSLDAFLFDPVKQRLLDWRKRFNIIEGISRGLLYLHRDSRLRIIHRDLKASNVLLDQDLNPKISDFGMARIFGGDENQANTKRAVGTYGYMSPEYAMQGQFSEKSDVFSYGVLLLEIVSGRRNTSFYNNKDDLSLLGYAWKLWREGNIWGLVDNVILESKSYSNNEKEIWRCIHVGLLCVQEYTKDRPTISTVISMLNSEISDLNTPKQPAFTQAPQMSHDVEDRGSLNDVTLTNLDGR, from the exons atgagacgtggagcaattttgtgctatgcaaggcttgatcaagattttcactatcttcatttaGCTTCATCTTTTGCTCATGGGCTTGCAGAGAACCCACAAGTTCTTCGAGCGACATATTCTAATAAGTCTATGTTGATATACTATGAATTAGATTATGATGGAAGATTCGTTCAACGAAAATGGGATGCGGGGAAAGGGGACTGGATAAACAATTACCTAATTCTTAAAACTGATTGTGATTTTTATGGGAAGTGTGGGGCATTCGGAATCTGCGATCCAAAGAAACAACCCATTTGCCGTTGCTCAAAGGGATTTAAGCCTAGAAATGCAGAGGAATGGAGTAGAGGTAATTGGAGTAGTGGGTGTTTTAGGACTACCCCTTTGCAGTGCCAAAGAGATAACAACAATGGCAGTGGAGGAGCAGGCCAAAGTGATGATGGGTTTTTGAAGCTGAAGACGATGAAAGCACCGGCTTTTCCAGTCCGGTCATCAATAATTAACGGCGAATGCAAAGATCAATGCATGAAGAATTGTTCGTGTGTGGCTTATGCGTATGATGCTGGCATTGGTTGCATGTTTTGGAGTGGAGATTTGATTGATGTCCAGAAATTCCCCACTCGCGGAGTCGATCTTTACATTCGTCTGCCATCTTCGGAACTGG ATAAAGGGTTTAGGGTTATTATTATTACAACAGTAACTGCGGGCATAGTCGTTATTACAATTTCTACACTCTTCTTATGGTGTAGGATAGCTAAATATAAAG GAAGAAATAAAAAACGAAAACAAATCAAACAACAGTTTTCTAGTGAAAATATAGGAGAAAATCCAATTGGAGTTAAACTCCAGCAGCTGCCACTATTCAATTTCGAAGAACTTGCCACCGCGACCAACAACTTCCATCCCGAAAAAAAGCTAGGGCAGGGTGGTTTTGGTCCGATTTACAAG GGAACATTAGATGATGGAAAAGAAATAGCAGTGAAGAGATTGTCAAAAGCTTCGGGGCAAGGATTGGAAGAATTTATGAACGAAGTGGTGGTTATTTCAAAGCTCCAACATCGAAACCTGGTTAGATTATTTGGGTGTTGTGTTGAAGCAGAAGAGAAGATACTCGTCTATGAGTTCATGCCCAATAAAAGTTTGGATGCTTTTCTATTTG ATCCTGTTAAACAAAGACTCTTGGATTGGAGAAAACGCTTCAATATTATTGAAGGGATCAGTCGAGGATTGCTTTATCTTCATAGAGATTCAAGATTAAGGATTATACATAGAGATCTAAAAGCAAGTAATGTTTTACTTGACCAAGATTTAAAtccaaaaatttcagattttgggATGGCCAGGATCTTCGGAGGTGATGAAAATCAAGCCAATACTAAAAGGGCTGTTGGAACTTA TGGTTATATGTCTCCTGAGTATGCAATGCAAGGGCAATTTTCAGAGAAATCAGATGTGTTCAGCTATGGAGTTCTACTACTAGAGATTGTTAGTGGAAGAAGAAACACAAGCTTTTACAACAATAAGGATGACCTCAGCCTCTTGGGATAT GCATGGAAATTATGGAGGGAAGGCAATATTTGGGGCTTAGTAGACAATGTGATTTTAGAGTcgaaatcatattcaaataatgaaaaagaaatatggagaTGTATACATGTTGGATTGCTCTGCGTTCAAGAATATACTAAAGATAGGCCCACTATATCTACTGTTATTTCAATGCTTAATAGTGAGATTTCAGATCTTAACACTCCAAAGCAACCTGCTTTCACTCAAGCGCCACAAATGAGCCATGATGTTGAAGATAGAGGTTCACTTAATGATGTAACTCTTACAAACCTTGATGGTCGATAA
- the LOC121213749 gene encoding G-type lectin S-receptor-like serine/threonine-protein kinase At1g11330 isoform X2 yields the protein MGKTISCSVLLALISCFYLLFATALDTITPSKPIKDPDVIISQKGLFRLGFFSLVNSSNRYVGILYHQIPIQTVVWVANRNRPLKDSSGILTISDDGNLVVSNGKAEILWSTNVNNTAPNATTAQLLDSGNLVLSNGEDGASSLWESFEDPSNAFIETMKISTDVKMGRKVELKSWKSIDDPSDGNFSLSLEPFNSPEGIIRKNNQLYYRTGPWNGNTFIGLIDNELDSQGKFIEWKWDEGKGNWINKFSSYQTNCDVYGYCGAFGICDSSKRTICSCLKGFKPRNIEEWSRGNWSSGCSRTTLLHCQRDNNGSGASQGDDWFLEMKMMKVPAFPHLSSISNGQCKDQCMNMKNCSCVAYAYDDGIGCMLWSGDLIDVQKFSASGVDLYIRLPSSELDKEKSSKVIVITTVTAGIVVITISALFLWCGMAKQRGTNKRHKQIKHKSYSENVRESLIGVKLQQLPLFNFEELATATNNFHPEKRLGQGGFGPVYKGTLDDGKEIAVKRLSKASGQGLEEFMNEVVVISKLQHRNLVRLLGCCVEAEEKILVYEFMPNKSLDAFLFDPIRQRLLDWRKRFNIIEGISRGLLYLHRDSRLKIIHRDLKASNVLLDQDLNPKISDFGMARIFGGDENQANTKRVVGTYGYMSPEYAMQGQFSEKSDVFSYGVLLLEIVSGRRNTSFYNNKDDLSLLGYAWKLWREGNIWGLVDNVILESKSYSNNEKEIWRCIHVGLLCVQEYTKDRPTISTVISMLNSEISDLNTPKQPAFTQAPLMSHDVEDRGSLNGVTLTNLDGR from the exons ATGGGAAAAACTATTAGCTGCTCTGTTTTACTAGCTTTAATATCTTGCTTTTACTTACTATTTGCCACTGCTTTAGACACAATAACACCATCAAAACCCATCAAAGACCCTGATGTTATAATCTCCCAGAAAGGTCTTTTCCGATTGGGATTCTTCAGCTTGGTTAACTCCAGCAATCGTTATGTAGGGATATTGTACCATCAAATCCCCATACAAACTGTTGTATGGGTGGCAAATAGAAACAGGCCTCTCAAAGACTCTTCTGGGATTCTCACCATATCAGATGATGGCAACCTTGTTGTTTCCAATGGAAAAGCTGAGATTCTTTGGTCAACAAATGTTAACAATACAGCTCCTAATGCAACAACTGCCCAGCTTTTAGACTCCGGAAACCTTGTCCTTAGTAATGGTGAGGATGGAGCAAGCAGCTTATGGGAGAGTTTCGAAGATCCTTCTAATGCCTTCATTGAAACTATGAAGATCAGCACTGATGTTAAAATGGGTCGTAAAGTGGAGCTGAAATCATGGAAAAGCATTGATGACCCATCTGATGGTAACTTTTCTCTTAGCCTTGAACCTTTCAACAGTCCAGAGGGCATCATTAGGAAGAATAACCAGCTCTATTATCGGACCGGTCCATGGAATGGGAATACCTTTATTGGCTTAATAGATAA TGAATTAGATTCTCAAGGAAAATTcattgaatggaaatgggatgaGGGGAAAGGGAACTGGATAAACAAGTTCTCTAGTTATCAAACAAATTGTGATGTTTATGGATACTGTGGGGCATTTGGAATATGCGATTCATCGAAACGAACCATTTGCAGTTGCTTAAAGGGGTTTAAGCCTAGGAATATAGAGGAATGGAGTAGAGGTAATTGGAGTAGTGGATGTTCTAGGACTACCCTTTTGCATTGCCAAAGAGATAACAATGGCAGTGGAGCAAGCCAAGGTGATGATTGGTTTTTGGAGATGAAGATGATGAAAGTGCCAGCATTTCCGCATCTGTCATCAATAAGTAACGGCCAGTGCAAAGACCAATGCATGAACATGAAGAATTGTTCGTGCGTGGCTTATGCGTATGATGATGGCATTGGTTGCATGTTGTGGAGTGGAGATTTGATTGATGTCCAGAAATTCTCCGCTAGCGGCGTCGATCTTTACATTCGTCTGCCATCTTCGGAACTGG ATAAAGAGAAAAGCAGTAAGGTCATTGTTATTACAACAGTAACTGCGGGCATAGTCGTTATTACAATTTCTGCACTCTTCCTATGGTGTGGGATGGCTAAACAAAGAG GAACGAATAAAAGACACAAACAGATCAAACACAAATCTTATAGTGAAAATGTACGAGAAAGTTTAATTGGTGTTAAACTCCAGCAGCTTCCACTATTCAATTTCGAAGAACTTGCCACCGCGACCAACAACTTCCATCCCGAAAAAAGGTTAGGGCAGGGTGGTTTTGGTCCGGTTTACAAG GGAACATTAGATGATGGAAAAGAAATAGCAGTGAAGAGATTGTCAAAAGCTTCGGGGCAAGGATTGGAAGAATTTATGAACGAAGTGGTGGTTATTTCAAAGCTCCAACATCGAAATCTGGTTAGATTACTTGGGTGTTGTGTTGAAGCAGAAGAGAAGATACTCGTCTATGAGTTCATGCCCAATAAAAGTTTGGATGCTTTTCTATTTG ATCCTATTAGACAAAGACTTTTGGATTGGAGAAAACGCTTCAACATTATTGAAGGGATTAGTCGAGGATTGCTTTATCTTCATAGAGATTCAAGATTAAAGATTATACATAGAGATCTAAAAGCAAGTAATGTTTTACTTGACCAAGATTTAAATCCAAAAATTTCTGATTTTGGGATGGCCAGGATCTTCGGAGGTGACGAAAATCAAGCCAATACTAAAAGGGTTGTTGGAACTTA TGGTTATATGTCTCCTGAGTATGCAATGCAAGGGCAATTTTCAGAGAAATCAGATGTGTTCAGCTATGGAGTTCTACTACTAGAGATTGTTAGTGGAAGAAGAAACACAAGCTTTTACAACAATAAGGATGACCTCAGTCTCTTGGGATAT GCATGGAAATTATGGAGGGAAGGCAATATTTGGGGCTTAGTAGACAATGTGATTTTAGAGTcgaaatcatattcaaataatgaaaaagaaatatggagaTGCATACATGTTGGATTGCTATGCGTTCAAGAATATACTAAAGATAGACCCACTATATCTACTGTTATTTCAATGCTTAATAGTGAGATTTCAGATCTTAACACTCCAAAGCAACCTGCTTTCACTCAAGCACCACTAATGAGCCATGATGTTGAAGATAGAGGTTCACTTAATGGTGTAACTCTTACAAACCTTGATGGTcgataa